AGGTCTGACGAATGGCGGGCCTTCTTCGACGCGGAGGACGGCGGGGGCAAGGGCTCCGGCGGTTCATCCGGCGGAGGCGGCGGTAGCAGCAACCAGAACGCCACTGGGGGCGGGGGGAACGACGCCGACAAGAACGCCGACGGCGGCGGGGGCAACCGGGATGAGCGTTTGACATCCCCGGGTTGCAGGCATATAATGCAGTCACACGCATCACGCGACCCGACGCTCCATCACCGCACTCCGGCATTTCCCAGGCAAAGGAGGGGCATCCTTGGCAAGCGTGAAGTTCGTCCACATCGCCGATTCCCACCTCAGCCGCCCGTTCGGGTTCCTTCCGCCTGCGCTCGCGGAGGAGCGGCGGCGCGACCAGAGGCAGACACTCACGCGAGTGGTGGACCTGGCGCTGGAGCGGGATGTTGACCTCTTCCTCGTCTCGGGCGACCTCTTCGACCGCCCGGACCCCGATCCGACTGACGTCGAGGCGGTGACGGCCGGGATCGGCAGGCTCCTGGAAGCCGGAAAGCGGGTCTTCGCGATCCCGGGAAACCACGATTTCTGCACCAGTAACAGCTTCTGGCACAGGCTCGACGCGCCGGGACTGCGCATCTTCCTCGAACCTGAGTGCGAGCACGTCGTCCTGGACGACCTCGGGGTCGCGGTGGCCGGGTCGGCATTCGATCGGTCGCAGTCGGAGCGCAGAGCGTTCGACCGGATCGAACTGCCGAAGGACGCCCCCTGCATACTGCTGCTTCACGCATCGCTCGAGAGCTTCGGGGTGCAGTTGGAGCGGTATCACCCGTTCTCACTCGCTGAACTTGAAAGCTGCGGGGCCGCCTATGTCGCGCTCGGGCACTACCACCGCCTGAACACGGTCGCGTCGGACGGCGTTACGGCGTGCTATCCGGGCAGCTTCGAGGGACTCGGCTTCGACGGCCCGGAGACCGATGACCGGCACATCGTCTTCGGAGAGATCGCGGAGGACGGCAAGGCTGCGGTCGAGCCGGTCAAGGTCAACCGCCGGACGATGCGCGCGGCGGAACTCGACTGCACCTCGTTCGAGACGCAGGCCGGGCTCGACGAGGCCGTCCGCCGGCTGTGCGATGCGGACGCGCTGCTCAGTCTCAAGCTGACCGGCGCGCCGATCCAGGACCTGCTCGCTTCCATCGAGGAGATACCCGCGCGCTTCCGGGAGTCGGTAGCGCACATGGAGGTTGACTCGTCAGCGCTTTCCGGCGCTCCTGACCTGTGCCTCGACAACAGCATCAGGGGGCGTTTCTGCAAGCACCTGCTCGACCGGATCGAGGCTTCCGCCGACACTGACACGACGCGACTGCTGAGACGGGCGCTGGACCTCGGGCTCTCCGCGCTCTCCGACGGATAGAGGCCATGCAACTGATCGAACTGAGGCTCGAAAACTTCAGACGGTTCGTGGAGGCTCGCTTCGAGTTCTGCCCCGGAATGAACCTGATATGGGGGCCGAACGAATCCGGCAAGTCCACCGTGCACGAGGCCGTATGCGCCGCGCTGTTCGGCCG
This window of the Armatimonadota bacterium genome carries:
- a CDS encoding DNA repair exonuclease; this encodes MASVKFVHIADSHLSRPFGFLPPALAEERRRDQRQTLTRVVDLALERDVDLFLVSGDLFDRPDPDPTDVEAVTAGIGRLLEAGKRVFAIPGNHDFCTSNSFWHRLDAPGLRIFLEPECEHVVLDDLGVAVAGSAFDRSQSERRAFDRIELPKDAPCILLLHASLESFGVQLERYHPFSLAELESCGAAYVALGHYHRLNTVASDGVTACYPGSFEGLGFDGPETDDRHIVFGEIAEDGKAAVEPVKVNRRTMRAAELDCTSFETQAGLDEAVRRLCDADALLSLKLTGAPIQDLLASIEEIPARFRESVAHMEVDSSALSGAPDLCLDNSIRGRFCKHLLDRIEASADTDTTRLLRRALDLGLSALSDG